A portion of the Roseovarius sp. M141 genome contains these proteins:
- a CDS encoding Chromate resistance protein ChrB, with protein MENTSWLLLTYKVPPEPAAKRVSLWRKLKGMGAVYLQNGVCLLPKTDDHVRRLKMLENDISEAQGESVILETVALDPAQETKVLTRFKAERDDAYEEFIDKCDDFEAEVAKEVTANHYTYAELEENDVDLKKLQGWLTKIQKLDFYGADRASEAQERLEGCVTVLDDYARKVFDAHDENK; from the coding sequence ATGGAAAACACTTCATGGCTACTTCTCACCTACAAAGTTCCTCCGGAGCCTGCCGCCAAGCGGGTCTCCCTTTGGCGCAAGCTCAAGGGAATGGGAGCGGTCTATCTTCAAAACGGGGTTTGCCTGCTGCCCAAGACCGACGATCACGTTCGCCGCCTCAAGATGCTGGAAAATGACATCTCTGAAGCGCAGGGAGAGTCGGTCATCCTCGAAACCGTTGCCCTCGATCCGGCGCAGGAAACCAAGGTTCTGACCCGTTTCAAGGCGGAGCGAGACGACGCCTATGAAGAATTCATAGACAAGTGCGATGACTTCGAGGCCGAGGTCGCCAAGGAGGTGACGGCAAACCATTATACATACGCCGAACTGGAAGAGAACGACGTCGATCTCAAGAAGCTTCAGGGCTGGCTGACGAAAATCCAGAAACTCGACTTCTACGGAGCCGACCGCGCATCCGAAGCACAGGAGCGGCTGGAAGGCTGCGTCACCGTGCTGGATGACTACGCGCGCAAGGTTTTCGACGCACATGATGAAAACAAGTGA
- a CDS encoding cation diffusion facilitator family transporter codes for MTTIKLAICSIFVGFIVLGLKVLAYWMTGSVALLSDALESTVNVATAFAALIAIHIAAKPADTGHPYGHHKAEFFSAVLEGVMIIVAALLILREAYYGFMEPLVLDAPIEGLLMNLGATAINGFWAWILVSRGRRHKSPALVADGKHLFTDVLTSVGIAVGLLLAVITGWWILDPVLAALVAVNILWSGSKLVKESLSGLMDEAVPQETLTAIREIIASEADGAMEAHDLRTRHAGPAIFIDFHLVVPGETTVFQAHEICDRIESVLKDAYEDARISIHIEPEHKSKQSGVIVLD; via the coding sequence ATGACCACTATCAAACTTGCAATTTGCAGTATTTTCGTGGGCTTCATTGTCTTGGGTTTGAAGGTCCTCGCTTATTGGATGACAGGCTCAGTCGCGCTCCTATCAGACGCCCTTGAAAGCACCGTCAATGTAGCAACCGCGTTCGCCGCTCTCATTGCCATTCATATCGCGGCCAAGCCTGCTGATACCGGCCATCCTTATGGCCACCATAAGGCTGAATTTTTCAGTGCCGTCCTTGAAGGTGTGATGATCATCGTGGCCGCGCTTCTGATCTTGCGAGAGGCTTACTACGGCTTCATGGAGCCTCTCGTGCTTGATGCGCCGATTGAGGGGCTTCTCATGAATCTTGGAGCCACCGCAATCAATGGCTTTTGGGCATGGATTTTGGTCTCTCGTGGAAGGAGGCACAAATCCCCAGCTCTGGTGGCTGATGGAAAACACCTGTTTACTGATGTTCTGACCTCTGTTGGCATAGCCGTTGGACTGCTTCTCGCAGTCATAACCGGATGGTGGATTCTCGATCCGGTGCTGGCCGCCCTCGTAGCTGTTAACATCCTTTGGTCAGGCTCGAAGCTCGTTAAGGAATCTCTGAGCGGCCTCATGGACGAGGCTGTGCCACAGGAAACGCTGACCGCTATCCGTGAAATTATCGCGTCAGAAGCAGACGGCGCGATGGAGGCGCACGATCTTCGGACTCGCCATGCCGGGCCAGCAATTTTTATCGACTTTCATCTAGTCGTGCCTGGAGAGACAACGGTGTTCCAAGCGCATGAAATTTGTGACCGGATTGAGAGTGTTTTGAAGGATGCATATGAGGATGCGCGCATTTCGATCCATATCGAACCTGAACACAAATCGAAACAGTCGGGTGTCATAGTCCTTGATTAA
- a CDS encoding cbb3-type cytochrome c oxidase subunit 3: protein MDLSHEWFVGAAKSFGLFYLMGLFILITIYAYWPSLGGRFDKAAKSILDDEDGPVQRKKTEDTPCR from the coding sequence ATGGATCTGTCTCACGAATGGTTTGTCGGCGCGGCCAAATCCTTCGGTCTATTCTATCTGATGGGCCTGTTCATTCTGATTACCATTTACGCCTATTGGCCCTCGCTGGGTGGACGGTTCGACAAAGCGGCAAAAAGCATTCTGGATGACGAGGATGGCCCGGTTCAGCGAAAAAAGACGGAGGACACGCCATGTCGGTAA
- a CDS encoding DUF1127 domain-containing protein, whose protein sequence is MNALTVQRPFLPIRFAPSLSRSIGPTALALWLDRQRQRAHLLRLDQHLLDDIAVSRVKAIREARRWD, encoded by the coding sequence ATGAATGCACTGACTGTTCAAAGGCCGTTCCTACCCATCCGGTTCGCGCCATCCCTTTCGCGATCTATCGGACCAACGGCTCTCGCCCTCTGGCTCGACCGGCAACGGCAACGCGCCCATCTGTTGCGACTCGACCAGCATCTGCTTGACGACATCGCCGTGAGCCGCGTCAAGGCCATTCGGGAGGCGCGGCGATGGGACTGA
- the ccoP gene encoding cytochrome-c oxidase, cbb3-type subunit III, with translation MSVKERDPLTGHQTTGHEWNGITELNTRVPRSVWFFIIVTHIFALIAWILLPTWPLVTTYTKGLLDRDQRDQVEAKVVAANVARADWADRITATPVSEILEQPELLARSNGTAHQIFGDNCAGCHGQDAGGGPGFPSLTDDAWLWGGDPETIMETLRVGINATHPDTRYAQMLAFGRDGLLEREDIRIVVDYVQSLSGAEISPDRAAAGEEIYVNNCSGCHGATALGDTEQGAPNLTDAFWIYGGDDKAMFDTIWDGRQGWMPAWEGRLTETERKILTVYLTDLAQEATP, from the coding sequence ATGTCGGTAAAGGAACGTGATCCGCTTACCGGTCACCAGACCACGGGACATGAGTGGAACGGAATCACCGAGTTGAACACCCGCGTCCCGCGCTCGGTCTGGTTTTTCATAATCGTCACTCATATTTTTGCGCTGATCGCGTGGATTCTTCTGCCGACCTGGCCCCTGGTGACAACCTATACCAAGGGGCTACTTGACCGCGATCAACGTGATCAGGTCGAGGCAAAAGTCGTTGCGGCGAATGTGGCACGGGCTGACTGGGCGGACCGCATCACTGCCACACCGGTGAGCGAGATACTGGAGCAGCCCGAGCTTCTGGCACGCTCAAACGGTACAGCCCATCAAATTTTCGGAGATAATTGCGCGGGCTGCCATGGTCAGGACGCGGGCGGAGGGCCGGGCTTTCCAAGTCTCACAGACGATGCATGGCTGTGGGGGGGCGACCCCGAAACCATCATGGAAACGCTGCGCGTGGGCATAAATGCAACCCACCCTGATACACGTTACGCGCAAATGCTTGCCTTTGGCCGCGACGGATTGCTGGAGCGTGAGGACATTCGCATTGTCGTGGATTACGTCCAATCGCTCTCGGGCGCCGAGATATCGCCTGATCGCGCAGCTGCCGGTGAAGAAATTTATGTAAACAACTGCTCTGGTTGCCATGGCGCGACGGCACTCGGAGACACAGAGCAGGGTGCCCCCAACCTGACCGATGCATTCTGGATCTACGGAGGCGATGACAAGGCGATGTTCGATACGATCTGGGATGGGCGGCAAGGCTGGATGCCCGCATGGGAGGGACGCCTGACCGAGACAGAGCGCAAGATCCTGACCGTCTATCTCACCGATCTGGCACAGGAGGCAACACCATGA
- the ccoO gene encoding cytochrome-c oxidase, cbb3-type subunit II: protein MFKKILKPFARLFEFQARTHYRMERHSMALTFGIIIAASIGGIVEIAPLFTIDDTVETDPDMRVYTPLEQAGRDIYIREGCYACHSQMIRTLRDEVERYGPYSLAVESQYDHPMLWGSKRTGPDLARLGDKYSDDWQVRHLVNPRDLVPESVMPQYAFLLEKPLRTDDLSDRLGALRAVGVPYTDEMILNAADDAAGQALPDGDKADGVFERYGDATAIRYFDGRRDRVTEMDALVAYLQILGKLTDLPAQMQPIAEE, encoded by the coding sequence ATGTTCAAAAAAATCCTCAAACCTTTCGCGAGATTGTTCGAATTTCAGGCGCGCACCCATTACCGGATGGAGCGGCACTCCATGGCGTTGACCTTCGGAATCATCATCGCGGCCAGCATCGGCGGTATCGTCGAAATCGCGCCCTTGTTTACCATCGATGATACCGTCGAGACGGATCCCGATATGCGCGTCTATACCCCGCTGGAGCAGGCCGGGCGTGATATCTATATCCGCGAGGGGTGTTATGCATGTCACAGCCAGATGATCCGCACCCTCCGCGACGAAGTAGAACGGTACGGCCCCTATTCGCTCGCGGTTGAATCGCAATACGACCACCCGATGTTGTGGGGGTCAAAACGGACAGGGCCCGATCTTGCGCGGTTGGGGGATAAATATTCCGACGACTGGCAAGTGCGCCATCTGGTGAATCCGCGTGATTTGGTGCCTGAATCGGTGATGCCGCAATATGCGTTCTTGCTGGAAAAACCCCTGCGAACCGATGATCTGTCAGACCGGCTGGGCGCGTTGCGGGCCGTCGGTGTGCCCTATACCGACGAGATGATCCTGAACGCCGCTGATGATGCGGCCGGTCAGGCGCTGCCGGACGGCGACAAGGCGGATGGCGTGTTCGAGCGCTATGGTGACGCAACAGCCATACGGTATTTCGACGGTCGCCGCGATCGCGTGACCGAAATGGACGCGCTGGTGGCGTATCTTCAGATCCTCGGGAAGCTGACGGATCTGCCCGCACAAATGCAACCCATAGCGGAGGAATAG
- a CDS encoding IS256 family transposase — translation MSIDKDLLDRLMEGRAAGDLFGKEGILSELTKALAERALGTEMEEHLGGERTEEAPEDQNQPPNRRNGRSQKTVTTDSGKVILDIPRDRNGTFDPLLIAKYQRRFPEFDRKIVSMYARGMTTREIQGHIEEIYGFEASPSLISAITEAVMEEVTAWQNRPLEPCYPVVFMDAIRVNIRSDGAVSNKAAFVALAILPDGTRDVLGLWFQANEGAKFWAKVLNDLRNRGVQDILIAVVDGLKGFPQAIEAAFPQTQVQTCIVHLLRHSMSFASYKDRKAVATALKAVYTAVDAVAAEAALTEFEDSDLAARYPAIVPSWRRAWNEVIPFLDYPPEVRRLIYTTNAIEALNSKIRRAVRTRGHFPSDDAAAKLIYLALNATSTEWKRSVREWHAVKSQLAIMFEERFPMA, via the coding sequence ATGAGCATCGACAAAGACCTATTGGACCGGCTGATGGAAGGCCGCGCAGCCGGCGACCTGTTCGGCAAGGAAGGCATTCTTTCCGAACTGACGAAGGCGCTGGCGGAACGCGCGCTCGGGACCGAGATGGAGGAACATCTTGGCGGGGAACGCACCGAAGAGGCACCTGAGGACCAGAACCAGCCGCCCAATCGCCGCAATGGCAGGAGCCAGAAGACGGTGACGACCGACAGCGGGAAGGTCATCCTGGACATCCCGCGCGATCGGAACGGCACCTTTGATCCGCTGCTGATCGCCAAGTATCAGCGCCGCTTTCCCGAGTTCGACCGCAAGATTGTGAGCATGTATGCGCGCGGCATGACGACCCGGGAAATCCAGGGGCATATCGAGGAGATCTACGGATTCGAAGCGTCTCCCAGCCTGATCTCGGCGATCACCGAGGCCGTCATGGAGGAGGTCACCGCATGGCAGAACCGCCCGCTGGAGCCCTGCTATCCGGTGGTGTTCATGGATGCGATCCGGGTCAATATCCGCAGCGACGGGGCGGTCAGCAACAAGGCGGCCTTCGTGGCCTTGGCCATCTTGCCGGACGGCACGCGCGATGTGCTGGGCCTGTGGTTTCAGGCCAACGAGGGTGCCAAATTCTGGGCCAAGGTTCTGAACGACCTGCGCAACAGGGGCGTCCAGGACATCCTCATCGCCGTGGTCGACGGCCTCAAGGGCTTTCCCCAGGCCATCGAGGCAGCCTTCCCGCAAACCCAGGTCCAGACATGCATCGTCCACCTGCTGCGCCATTCCATGAGCTTTGCCAGCTACAAGGACCGCAAGGCCGTCGCCACAGCCCTGAAGGCTGTCTACACGGCCGTGGACGCCGTGGCGGCAGAGGCTGCGCTGACCGAATTCGAGGACAGTGATCTGGCCGCCCGCTACCCGGCCATCGTGCCAAGCTGGCGCCGGGCCTGGAACGAGGTGATCCCATTCCTCGACTATCCGCCCGAGGTGCGCCGACTGATTTACACCACGAATGCCATAGAGGCGCTCAATTCGAAAATCCGTCGCGCCGTTCGAACCCGAGGTCATTTTCCCAGCGATGATGCGGCGGCAAAGTTGATCTACTTGGCGCTGAATGCTACCTCAACGGAGTGGAAGCGTTCAGTGCGCGAATGGCACGCGGTCAAGAGCCAACTCGCCATCATGTTCGAAGAACGCTTCCCAATGGCGTAA
- the ccoS gene encoding cbb3-type cytochrome oxidase assembly protein CcoS, translating into MTILVILIPVTLCMGAFGLAVFFWSLRNGQYEDLSGDAERILHDDDVPLQPSKSARRAEMTKETTR; encoded by the coding sequence ATGACAATTCTTGTAATTCTGATACCCGTTACATTGTGCATGGGCGCCTTCGGGCTTGCGGTATTTTTCTGGAGCTTGCGTAATGGCCAGTACGAAGACCTGTCGGGTGATGCCGAACGTATCCTGCACGACGACGACGTACCGCTTCAGCCTTCAAAATCTGCACGCCGCGCCGAGATGACAAAGGAGACCACGCGATGA
- a CDS encoding DUF2189 domain-containing protein, giving the protein MLSDHTDAPPPPDNPNASDGIPKVVPALPRENQLALNLPWRTAIHWLRAGWSDLWNHPVPSLLYGFGVFIISALIVWALFLFNYEYALFPALAGFMVVGPIIANGLYEKSRLLEAGERPTYLKMALVKPESGPQAWFMGVMLLGLLMLWLRAAVLIWALFFGINPFPGTDEIVPMLFTTPTGWTLLLVGGSVGALFAAFSFSISVFAVPMLLKERTDALSALGISMATVWNNLSVMMVWGAIVLVLFAVSVATAFIGLIVIFPLLGHATWHAYRTLRPDNRQEGNSEKMFIRPA; this is encoded by the coding sequence ATGCTAAGTGATCATACCGATGCCCCGCCACCCCCCGACAATCCGAATGCATCGGATGGCATCCCAAAGGTCGTACCGGCATTGCCGCGCGAAAATCAACTTGCGCTCAATCTGCCGTGGCGCACAGCCATTCACTGGTTGCGTGCAGGATGGTCCGATCTTTGGAACCATCCGGTGCCCAGCCTGCTTTATGGCTTTGGAGTTTTTATCATATCTGCACTGATCGTCTGGGCATTGTTTTTGTTCAACTATGAATACGCGCTGTTTCCCGCGCTTGCAGGTTTCATGGTTGTAGGGCCGATCATAGCCAACGGGCTTTATGAGAAAAGCCGACTGCTTGAGGCGGGAGAGCGGCCTACGTACCTGAAAATGGCGCTGGTGAAACCTGAATCTGGCCCTCAGGCTTGGTTCATGGGCGTCATGCTTTTGGGCCTTTTGATGCTGTGGTTACGCGCCGCAGTGCTGATTTGGGCGCTATTTTTTGGCATCAATCCGTTTCCGGGCACGGATGAAATCGTTCCGATGTTGTTCACAACTCCGACCGGATGGACATTGCTGCTGGTCGGCGGATCTGTTGGCGCGCTTTTCGCCGCATTCTCGTTTTCAATCAGCGTCTTTGCAGTGCCAATGCTACTGAAAGAGCGAACTGATGCGCTTTCTGCTCTCGGGATCAGTATGGCAACGGTATGGAACAATCTATCTGTCATGATGGTATGGGGTGCGATTGTACTGGTTCTCTTTGCTGTATCTGTGGCGACCGCGTTTATAGGGCTCATCGTGATCTTTCCGCTGCTGGGTCACGCAACATGGCACGCATATCGCACGCTGAGACCGGATAACCGCCAAGAAGGCAATTCGGAAAAAATGTTCATTCGCCCGGCATAA
- a CDS encoding heavy metal translocating P-type ATPase, with the protein MRCEHKAAKELLVTAAVGSLKRAQTRASVLTDDCGRNRCILSLPGIKCGACIAKIERALNGRSDVVSARVNLTQRQAIIVFEGRDTDPMAIIEALDKLGYPATPIQSLDQAVTDTSGRELLRAVAVAGFGAMNIMLLSVAVWSGADGQTRETFHLVSALIAVPVVIYAGQPFFKSAITALRSRQLNMDVPIALAVTLALALSVFETVQGGENVFFDAAVTLLFFLLTGRYLDHRMRERARSAVTGLAELSPRGALLRDLDGTLTYAALEDIAPGSILSIAPDEHVPLDVKILTGNSDLDRSLVTGESMAVAIGPGDTLEAGTLNLTGVIEVKVLRSSDDSFLSQMIQMQSNAEAGRGAYVRIADRAARLYAPVVHLLALATFLGWMLATGGDWQTSLFIAISVLIITCPCALGLAVPVAHVVAAGRLMRMGVLMKDGSAIERMAEIDRVVFDKTGTLTTGTPMIGHVPDDPVMRSGAKALALRSGHPAARAIASGLPETPSDVIGIEEVPGFGVEGSIEGRRARLGRAEWIAEIADVDDGAPSPAFGFEGGPAFSFDLTETLRDGACEAVVALNGEGFRVALLSGDVADRARAVAAKLGIEDVRYGATPKDKIEALEALRLGGHRTLMVGDGLNDAAALAAAHVSMAPSSACDAGRTAADFIFLRNTLAAVPDTWKIARDTARVVRQNFALAIGYNCIAVPLAVAGLVTPLIAALAMSGSSILVIANALRLNKAGGVNREKQVAPAMKRSEIST; encoded by the coding sequence ATGAGGTGTGAGCATAAAGCGGCGAAAGAACTATTGGTGACAGCTGCGGTCGGTTCTCTGAAACGTGCACAAACCCGCGCAAGTGTCTTGACGGACGATTGCGGACGGAACCGGTGTATCCTGTCGCTGCCCGGGATTAAATGTGGAGCCTGTATCGCCAAAATTGAACGGGCGTTAAACGGGCGTAGCGACGTCGTGTCTGCGCGCGTCAACCTAACACAGCGTCAGGCAATTATTGTTTTTGAGGGCCGGGACACCGATCCGATGGCGATCATCGAGGCATTGGATAAGCTTGGCTACCCCGCGACTCCCATTCAAAGCTTGGATCAAGCTGTGACAGATACTTCCGGCAGAGAGTTGCTGCGGGCTGTGGCCGTCGCAGGCTTTGGTGCCATGAACATTATGTTGCTTTCTGTCGCAGTCTGGTCGGGCGCCGACGGACAGACCCGCGAGACATTCCATCTGGTCTCTGCACTCATCGCCGTGCCCGTCGTTATTTACGCCGGACAACCGTTTTTCAAATCCGCCATTACTGCTTTGCGTTCGCGGCAGCTGAATATGGACGTGCCGATTGCTCTGGCTGTGACGTTGGCCTTGGCGCTGAGTGTCTTCGAAACAGTACAGGGGGGGGAGAATGTGTTTTTCGACGCCGCGGTCACCTTGCTGTTTTTCCTGTTGACCGGTCGTTATCTTGATCACCGAATGCGGGAGCGCGCTCGCAGTGCGGTGACAGGATTGGCCGAATTGTCGCCCCGTGGTGCTTTGCTGCGCGACCTTGATGGCACCCTTACTTATGCAGCGCTTGAGGATATTGCACCCGGTTCTATCCTTTCCATTGCGCCGGATGAGCATGTTCCGTTGGACGTGAAAATCCTGACCGGAAACAGCGATCTTGACAGGTCGCTGGTGACCGGTGAATCGATGGCGGTCGCGATTGGACCGGGAGATACGCTTGAGGCTGGAACGCTTAACCTGACGGGTGTGATCGAAGTCAAAGTACTGCGGTCGTCGGACGATTCGTTTCTGTCACAGATGATCCAGATGCAGTCGAATGCCGAAGCGGGTCGCGGAGCCTATGTGCGTATCGCGGACAGGGCCGCGCGGCTTTATGCGCCGGTTGTCCACCTGTTGGCGCTGGCGACGTTCCTTGGCTGGATGCTGGCGACCGGTGGTGACTGGCAGACGTCCTTGTTCATTGCCATCAGCGTTCTGATCATCACCTGTCCCTGCGCACTGGGGCTGGCTGTGCCCGTCGCCCACGTGGTTGCGGCGGGGCGCCTGATGCGGATGGGGGTGTTGATGAAAGATGGTTCTGCCATCGAAAGAATGGCAGAAATCGACCGTGTCGTTTTCGACAAGACAGGCACGCTGACGACCGGCACGCCGATGATCGGTCATGTGCCGGACGATCCGGTCATGCGGTCGGGTGCAAAAGCTCTGGCGCTTCGGTCAGGCCATCCTGCAGCGCGCGCCATCGCGTCGGGATTGCCGGAAACACCGTCTGACGTCATCGGGATCGAAGAGGTGCCGGGCTTTGGAGTTGAAGGCTCCATAGAAGGACGCCGTGCCCGGCTGGGACGTGCTGAATGGATTGCCGAGATTGCAGATGTCGATGACGGTGCCCCAAGTCCAGCGTTCGGGTTCGAGGGCGGCCCGGCGTTTTCATTCGATCTGACCGAGACCCTTCGCGACGGTGCATGCGAAGCTGTTGTCGCATTGAATGGCGAGGGGTTCCGTGTTGCGCTGCTCTCAGGTGACGTGGCGGATCGAGCCAGGGCTGTCGCGGCGAAACTGGGCATTGAGGACGTTCGCTATGGTGCGACGCCCAAAGACAAAATTGAGGCACTCGAGGCGCTGCGCCTTGGCGGTCACCGGACGCTGATGGTGGGGGACGGGTTGAACGATGCGGCGGCACTTGCGGCGGCACATGTTTCCATGGCCCCGTCCAGTGCGTGCGATGCGGGCCGCACTGCGGCGGATTTCATCTTTTTGCGCAACACCCTTGCTGCTGTTCCTGATACGTGGAAAATTGCCCGTGATACGGCACGGGTTGTACGGCAGAATTTTGCACTCGCAATCGGCTATAACTGCATAGCGGTTCCTTTGGCGGTTGCAGGATTGGTGACACCCCTGATTGCGGCGCTGGCGATGTCAGGCTCTTCAATCCTTGTGATCGCAAATGCCCTGCGTCTGAACAAAGCGGGTGGGGTAAACCGCGAGAAGCAAGTAGCCCCCGCCATGAAACGAAGCGAGATATCAACATGA
- a CDS encoding substrate-binding domain-containing protein — translation MPKAMVLTVGLFLASPLLAAADGLKLYGPGGPAPAMKEVAAKYETESGMTVEVIAGPTDKWMDEAQQNADALFSGSQNMMDDFIESYGNVLSETVDPLYLRPSTLLVRKGNPKCFDGVLSLMQEDVAIMVVDGAGQVGMWEDVVGRTRDIDNMRKFRDNIAFAAPNSGVAKQRWMENDELDAWLIWNHWQIDNPDIAEEVVIEPEFRIYRDVAVAKTSKGAENPELGAFLDYLKSDSASQIFADHGWQKAF, via the coding sequence ATGCCCAAGGCGATGGTGCTGACCGTTGGTCTCTTCCTCGCGAGTCCACTTCTTGCAGCGGCTGACGGGCTGAAGCTATATGGTCCGGGAGGGCCCGCTCCGGCGATGAAAGAGGTCGCCGCCAAATACGAGACCGAAAGCGGGATGACTGTCGAGGTCATCGCTGGCCCCACCGACAAGTGGATGGATGAGGCGCAGCAGAATGCCGACGCATTATTCAGCGGCTCGCAGAATATGATGGATGACTTCATTGAATCGTATGGCAATGTTCTCTCCGAGACCGTTGATCCGCTTTATTTGCGACCCTCCACCCTTCTGGTGCGCAAGGGGAATCCGAAGTGTTTCGACGGTGTGCTCAGCCTTATGCAAGAGGATGTCGCCATCATGGTGGTAGATGGCGCCGGTCAAGTTGGGATGTGGGAGGATGTCGTCGGTCGCACCCGTGATATCGACAATATGCGTAAATTTCGCGATAATATTGCCTTTGCCGCCCCAAACAGCGGTGTTGCTAAGCAGCGCTGGATGGAGAACGACGAGCTTGATGCTTGGCTGATCTGGAACCATTGGCAGATAGATAATCCCGATATCGCCGAAGAGGTGGTAATCGAACCGGAATTTAGGATCTACCGCGACGTAGCGGTTGCCAAGACTTCGAAAGGTGCAGAGAATCCGGAACTTGGGGCCTTTCTTGATTATCTGAAGAGCGATAGCGCGTCCCAGATATTCGCCGACCACGGCTGGCAGAAGGCGTTTTGA
- the ccoN gene encoding cytochrome-c oxidase, cbb3-type subunit I: protein MMSNLTGAERTRAMMITGLGALIGLVMAIVGRNDPMGAHGWIILLFFAVLFFVLGNALYDPEPTEDRGASYYDDPTKVGIILALVWAVVGMSMGVWVASQLAWPDLRFDAAWSSFGRLRPVHTSGVIFGFGGNALIATSYHIMQRTSRARMPDQISPWFVLLGFNLFCIIAASGYIMGITQSKEYAEPEWYADIWLVIVWVVYFILYIRTLARRNEPHIYVANWYYLSFILVVAILHIVNNLAMPASLTGAKSYSLFSGVQDAMTQWWYGHNAVAFFLTTGFLGMLYYFLPKRAERPIYSYRLSILSFWGIVFFYIWVGSHHLMYTALPHWVQTLGMTFSIMLLVPSWASAGNALMTLNGAWHKVRDDATLRFMMVAAVFYGLSTFEGSFMAIRPVNGLSHYTDWTVGHVHSGAMGWVAMITFGSIYALVPVLWRRETMYSWKAVEWHFWLALTGTVIYVFAMWNSGIIQGLMWRTYNEAGTLRYSFVDSLVAMHPYYIARAFGGLLFLTGACICLWNVVMTIRRVPHVAPSLDYPTSSEAMEPAVPVAE from the coding sequence ATGATGTCCAACCTGACAGGTGCCGAGCGGACCAGGGCGATGATGATCACCGGTCTTGGCGCTCTGATCGGGCTGGTTATGGCTATTGTGGGACGCAATGATCCCATGGGCGCACACGGCTGGATTATCTTGCTGTTTTTTGCCGTTTTGTTTTTCGTCTTGGGCAATGCGCTGTATGATCCCGAACCGACAGAAGATCGCGGCGCCTCCTATTACGACGATCCCACCAAGGTCGGGATCATTCTGGCACTGGTCTGGGCCGTCGTGGGAATGAGTATGGGCGTGTGGGTTGCGTCGCAACTTGCCTGGCCCGATTTGCGTTTCGATGCGGCGTGGTCCAGCTTTGGCCGCTTGCGCCCGGTTCACACGTCGGGTGTGATCTTCGGCTTTGGCGGCAATGCGCTGATAGCGACATCCTACCATATCATGCAGCGCACCAGCCGCGCGCGGATGCCGGATCAGATATCGCCGTGGTTTGTGCTGCTGGGGTTCAACCTTTTTTGTATTATCGCCGCCAGCGGTTATATCATGGGCATCACCCAGTCCAAAGAATATGCCGAGCCTGAGTGGTACGCCGACATCTGGCTGGTCATTGTCTGGGTTGTGTATTTCATCCTATATATCCGCACACTGGCGCGGCGGAACGAACCTCACATTTATGTCGCTAACTGGTACTATCTGTCGTTCATTCTTGTTGTGGCAATCCTGCACATCGTAAACAATCTGGCGATGCCCGCATCCTTGACGGGGGCAAAAAGTTATTCGCTGTTTTCAGGCGTTCAGGACGCAATGACACAATGGTGGTATGGGCATAACGCGGTGGCGTTCTTCTTGACAACGGGCTTTCTGGGCATGCTCTATTACTTCCTGCCCAAGCGGGCCGAGCGTCCAATCTACTCCTATCGCTTGTCGATCCTGTCATTCTGGGGCATTGTGTTCTTCTACATCTGGGTCGGCTCGCATCACTTGATGTATACCGCCCTGCCGCATTGGGTCCAAACGCTGGGCATGACGTTCTCGATCATGCTGCTAGTGCCGAGCTGGGCGTCCGCGGGCAACGCGCTGATGACGCTGAACGGCGCGTGGCACAAGGTGCGTGACGATGCGACACTGCGCTTCATGATGGTCGCCGCAGTATTCTACGGGCTGTCAACATTCGAAGGGTCATTCATGGCGATCCGCCCGGTCAACGGTCTGTCGCATTACACCGACTGGACCGTGGGGCACGTGCATTCCGGTGCAATGGGCTGGGTCGCAATGATTACATTCGGGTCGATCTACGCGCTTGTTCCGGTTTTGTGGCGGCGCGAGACGATGTATTCATGGAAGGCGGTCGAGTGGCACTTCTGGCTCGCCCTGACCGGCACCGTCATCTACGTCTTTGCAATGTGGAACAGCGGGATCATCCAGGGCTTGATGTGGCGCACCTACAATGAGGCGGGTACGCTGCGATATTCTTTCGTCGACTCGCTGGTTGCGATGCATCCCTATTACATCGCGCGCGCTTTTGGTGGGCTGTTGTTCCTGACGGGTGCCTGCATCTGTCTGTGGAATGTCGTTATGACCATCCGGCGCGTTCCCCACGTGGCGCCGAGCCTCGATTATCCGACATCGTCCGAAGCTATGGAGCCGGCAGTGCCGGTCGCGGAGTAA